A single genomic interval of Stieleria maiorica harbors:
- a CDS encoding methyltransferase domain-containing protein: MIAVEGVEKESIRSHYQLGTLFYRLLWGPHIHHGLWDGAHSADKLSAYQAQCQLTDTLADLADVTSADRVVDIGCGMGGSAIRLAKLRGCDVTGVTLSPVQRHWAALSSRVKRLAGRTRFLAGDAEDVIFQPDSFDVVWSVECTEHLFDKPQFIGRAANWLRPGGRIAICVWFEGEDTSRSGHRRQCEEVCERFVCPSLATRADYADWMMDSGLRIRHNVDWTDRVTRTWEICKRRVRRTGVRHLARVLDREQVNFIDGFDALLRAYRSGAMQYGAIVAEKPGAADRPCTTAPRDDRESIA; encoded by the coding sequence ATGATCGCCGTTGAGGGCGTTGAGAAGGAATCAATCCGCAGTCACTATCAACTCGGAACGCTGTTTTATCGGCTGTTGTGGGGGCCCCACATTCACCACGGTCTCTGGGATGGGGCTCATTCAGCTGACAAACTGTCCGCCTATCAGGCCCAGTGTCAATTGACCGACACGCTGGCCGATCTGGCCGACGTGACGTCGGCGGATCGGGTGGTGGATATCGGCTGCGGGATGGGCGGATCGGCGATCCGACTGGCCAAGTTACGAGGCTGTGACGTGACCGGCGTCACACTCAGTCCGGTCCAGCGACATTGGGCGGCGCTTTCGTCTCGCGTCAAACGACTCGCCGGCCGCACGCGATTCTTGGCCGGCGACGCGGAAGATGTCATTTTTCAACCCGACAGTTTTGACGTCGTGTGGTCGGTCGAATGCACCGAACACCTGTTCGACAAACCACAATTCATCGGCCGCGCAGCAAATTGGTTGCGGCCCGGTGGACGCATCGCAATCTGCGTCTGGTTTGAAGGCGAAGACACGTCGCGGTCGGGGCATCGACGACAATGCGAAGAGGTGTGCGAGCGGTTCGTCTGTCCGTCCCTGGCGACCCGCGCCGACTATGCCGACTGGATGATGGATAGCGGGTTACGGATACGACACAACGTGGATTGGACCGATCGCGTGACACGGACGTGGGAAATTTGTAAACGACGTGTCCGGCGGACCGGGGTTCGTCATTTGGCGCGCGTGCTGGACCGCGAGCAAGTGAATTTTATTGATGGCTTCGATGCATTGTTGAGGGCCTATCGAAGCGGTGCGATGCAATACGGTGCGATCGTCGCGGAAAAACCGGGCGCGGCCGACAGGCCCTGTACAACGGCCCCCCGGGATGATCGCGAATCGATTGCGTGA
- a CDS encoding type III polyketide synthase, translating into MIIDGLGTATPTHGISQSSAARIAQTLCCDNPKQSQLLSILYQRSGVNYRHSVALESSEPRSVSDRSHRVAVQAAGGRVPAAADVAVETQPVRQTFFPPASSPEDCGPTTAQRMELYERHAGRLGAQSVAKALDQSSCNAGDIDHLITISCTGFYAPGLDVSIINRCGLSPSVGRTHIGFMGCHGALNGLRVAQSLSQSNPRLRVLLCAVELCTLHQQYGWHPERVVSNALFADGAAALVARTSSSPPSGPKVIASGSTILPDSEDLMRWRIGDHGFEMTLSPRVPTVIRQSLQPWLRDWLAKHHLAIEDIRGWAIHPGGPKILQACGDALQFQRDELSISRSILAEYGNMSSPTVLFILQRLLQEPDRLPCVLLGFGPGLSIEAALIG; encoded by the coding sequence ATGATCATTGACGGCCTGGGCACGGCGACGCCGACTCACGGAATCTCCCAGAGTTCGGCTGCCAGAATCGCGCAGACACTGTGCTGCGACAATCCGAAACAATCGCAGTTGCTGTCGATCTTGTATCAACGGTCGGGGGTGAATTATCGCCACAGCGTTGCCTTGGAGTCGTCGGAACCGCGGTCCGTATCCGACCGGTCGCATCGCGTGGCCGTCCAGGCGGCGGGCGGTCGTGTTCCGGCAGCGGCCGACGTGGCGGTGGAGACGCAACCGGTGCGGCAAACGTTTTTCCCACCCGCATCGAGCCCCGAGGATTGTGGTCCGACGACCGCACAGCGAATGGAGCTCTACGAGCGTCACGCAGGACGATTGGGGGCGCAGTCGGTCGCGAAAGCACTCGATCAGTCCTCCTGCAACGCCGGGGACATCGATCACCTGATCACGATTTCTTGCACCGGTTTCTACGCGCCCGGGTTGGACGTCTCCATCATCAACCGATGCGGGCTTTCCCCATCGGTCGGCCGCACCCATATCGGATTCATGGGATGCCACGGGGCCTTGAACGGACTGCGGGTGGCCCAGTCGCTGTCGCAATCGAATCCCCGACTGCGGGTCCTGTTGTGTGCCGTCGAGCTCTGCACGTTGCATCAACAATACGGCTGGCACCCGGAACGTGTCGTTTCCAACGCGTTGTTCGCCGATGGTGCCGCGGCGTTGGTTGCCCGCACGTCATCCTCACCGCCTTCCGGCCCGAAGGTGATCGCGAGCGGATCCACGATCTTGCCCGACAGCGAAGATCTGATGCGTTGGCGGATCGGAGACCACGGTTTCGAAATGACGCTTTCGCCGCGCGTGCCGACGGTGATCCGCCAATCATTGCAACCTTGGTTGCGGGATTGGCTTGCGAAGCATCATCTGGCGATCGAAGACATCCGCGGCTGGGCGATTCATCCCGGCGGCCCCAAAATCTTGCAGGCCTGTGGCGACGCGTTGCAGTTTCAACGCGATGAACTGTCCATTTCGCGAAGTATCTTGGCCGAGTACGGCAACATGTCCTCCCCGACGGTGCTGTTTATCCTGCAGCGGTTGCTGCAAGAACCCGACCGCTTGCCGTGCGTGTTGCTCGGATTCGGCCCCGGGCTTTCGATCGAAGCGGCGTTAATCGGTTAG
- a CDS encoding glycerophosphodiester phosphodiesterase family protein: protein MDRLTVVVIVWVVIVWVVVAIAMDNVVPAQGPQIAPQAKQIDVEVERPLVNQHTSNPSTSPPRYRINTGTSGDLRRLLRYRNEPVPLVSAHRGGAGAGLPENCIATFEATLNHGYAMLEIDPRLSRDGVVVLHHDKTLDRTTTGSGPLSDLTLAQLKQLRLKDREGKVTDHHIPTLAEAFDWAKGKAILVLDAKDLSVAQRVKMIEQHQAEGFSMIIVGSVKQARECYELNPNIMMEVMVPDRQRLHEFEAAEIPWDNVVAFVGHDPTKDRGLIEMLHTRGVLTMAGTSRNLDRELVSAGRVDTIRARYEALLERGIDLIETDLPRQVWPMLFSETAVPESADSLRPVGRE from the coding sequence ATGGACCGATTGACTGTGGTCGTGATCGTTTGGGTCGTGATCGTTTGGGTCGTTGTCGCCATTGCGATGGATAACGTGGTCCCTGCTCAGGGGCCGCAAATTGCTCCACAAGCGAAACAGATTGATGTCGAAGTGGAACGTCCGCTCGTTAATCAACACACATCAAATCCGTCGACGTCACCACCGCGGTATCGAATCAACACCGGAACCAGCGGTGACCTCCGGCGGTTGCTGCGATACCGGAACGAACCCGTGCCGCTGGTCAGTGCTCATCGCGGCGGCGCCGGGGCAGGATTACCAGAGAATTGCATCGCTACATTCGAAGCGACGCTGAACCACGGTTATGCCATGCTGGAAATCGATCCGCGATTGTCCCGTGACGGCGTTGTGGTCTTGCATCACGACAAGACGCTTGATCGCACCACCACGGGCAGCGGGCCGCTTTCCGATCTGACGCTCGCGCAACTAAAGCAGTTGCGGCTAAAAGACCGCGAAGGCAAGGTGACGGACCATCACATCCCGACGCTGGCGGAGGCATTCGACTGGGCGAAGGGGAAGGCCATCCTGGTCCTCGATGCGAAAGACCTGTCGGTCGCTCAGCGCGTCAAAATGATCGAACAACACCAGGCCGAAGGTTTTTCGATGATCATCGTCGGCAGCGTGAAGCAGGCCAGGGAGTGCTACGAATTGAATCCCAACATCATGATGGAAGTCATGGTCCCCGACCGTCAACGATTGCATGAATTCGAAGCCGCTGAAATCCCTTGGGACAACGTCGTTGCATTCGTCGGGCACGATCCCACCAAAGATCGTGGGTTGATCGAAATGCTTCACACCCGCGGCGTCTTGACGATGGCGGGCACCTCGCGCAACCTCGATCGCGAACTCGTCAGCGCTGGCCGGGTGGATACCATCCGAGCACGGTATGAAGCGTTGCTCGAGCGTGGGATTGATCTAATAGAAACCGACTTGCCGCGACAGGTCTGGCCGATGCTTTTCAGCGAAACAGCAGTCCCGGAATCAGCCGACTCCCTTCGCCCGGTCGGACGAGAGTGA